One window of Papaver somniferum cultivar HN1 chromosome 9, ASM357369v1, whole genome shotgun sequence genomic DNA carries:
- the LOC113309385 gene encoding outer envelope protein 80, chloroplastic-like isoform X2, whose protein sequence is MAKENEVRFISSSIKLKPYTCLLPNQHNSLPIFSNLPFCSQTLSLNLTKTRESINQFFNKIQTFTKPRNLLSKSSLLCSSSLSLVQQGQESNQNVSVEVKEPQLKGHSRHGKEDEERVLISEVLIRNKDGEELERKDLEAEAAEALKACRPNSALTVREVQEDVHRIMERGYFSSCTPVAVDTRDGIRLIFQVETNQEFQGLICEGANVLPAKFLEDAFHGKVVNIRRLNEVINSIDGWYRDRGLFGLVSDLEILSGGIIKLQVSEAEVNNISIRFLDRKTGEPTTGKTRPETILRQLTTKKGQVYSMLQGKRDVETVLAMGIMEDVSIIPQPAGDTGKVDLTMNCVERVSGGFSAGGGISSGITSGPLSGLVGSFAYSHRNVFGRNQKLNVSWERGQIDSIFRINYTDPWIEGDDKRTSRSIMVQNSRTPGTLVHGNQPDNSNVTIGRVTAGVEFSRPLRPTWNGTAGIIFQRAGARNEGGSPLIKDYYSSPLTASGNPHDDMLLAKLESVYTDSGDHGSSLFVFNMEQGLPVLPEWLCFNRVNARVRKGVDIGPARLLLSFSGGHVVGNFSPHEAFAIGGTNSVRGYEEGAVGSGRSYVVGSGEISFPMFGPVEGALFTDYGSDLGSGPMVPGDPAGARLKPGSGYGYGFGIRVDSPLGPLRLEYAFNDRSARRFHFGVGHRN, encoded by the exons ATGGCGAAAGAGAATGAGGTTCGTTTTATTTCATCTTCTATCAAACTAAAACCTTATACATGTCTACTCCCAAATCAACACAAttctcttccaatcttctccaaCCTTCCATTCTGTTCTCAAACCTTATCTTTAAACCTAACAAAAACAAgagaatcaatcaatcaattcttTAATAAAATTCAAACTTTTACAAAACCTAGAAATTTACTTTCTAAATCGTCTCTTCTGTGTTCGTCTTCATTATCTTTAGTTCAACAAGGTCAAGAGTCGAATCAAAATGTGTCAGTAGAGGTTAAAGAACCTCAATTGAAAGGTCATAGTCGGCATggtaaagaagatgaagagaggGTTTTGATTAGTGAGGTTTTAATTAGGAATAAAGATGGTGAGGAATTGGAAAGGAAAGATcttgaagctgaagctgctgaGGCTTTGAAAGCATGTAGACCTAATTCTGCATTAACAGTTCGTGAGGTTCAAGAAGATGTACATCGGATTATGGAACGGGGGTATTTCAGTTCTTGTACGCCTGTTGCTGTTGATACTCGAGATGGAATTCGCTTAATTTTTCAG GTAGAAACGAACCAAGAATTCCAAGGGTTGATATGTGAAGGAGCAAATGTTCTTCCGGCAAAGTTTTTAGAGGACGCATTCCATG GGAAAGTTGTCAATATTCGGCGTTTGAATGAAGTGATAAACTCCATTGATGGGTGGTACAGGGACCGTGGCCTATTTGGTTTG GTTTCAGATCTTGAAATTCTTTCTGGTGGCATCATTAAGCTACAAGTCTCTGAAGCTGAGGTCAATAATATCTCTATCCGCTTTCTTGATAGGAAGAC AGGTGAACCGACTACTGGGAAGACAAGGCCAGAAACCATTCTTCGGCAGCTCACAACCAAGAAGGGACAG GTTTACAGCATGCTTCAAGGTAAAAGAGATGTGGAGACTGTACTAGCAATGGGAATTATGGAAGATGTAAGCATTATTCCCCAGCCAGCTGGAG ATACTGGTAAAGTTGATTTGACAATGAATTGTGTTGAGCGTGTTAGTGGAGGTTTCTCTGCTGGTGGTGGAATTTCAAGTGG GATAACAAGTGGCCCCCTGTCAGGACTAGTTGGAAG CTTTGCTTATTCTCATAGGAATGTTTTTGGAAGAAATCAAAAGCTAAATGTATCATGGGAAAGGGGTCAAATTGACTCTATTTTTCGCATAAATTATACAGACCCCTGGATTGAAGGGGATGATAAGCGTACATCAAGATCCATTATGGTTCAG AACTCAAGAACACCAGGAACACTAGTTCATGGAAACCAGCCTGATAATAGTAACGTGACAATTGGTCGGGTTACAGCTGGTGTCGAATTCAGTCGACCTCTAAGACCGACGTGGAATGGAACCGCTGGGATTATTTTTCAG CGAGCAGGTGCCCGCAATGAGGGAGGGAGTCCCCTTATCAAGGACTACTACAGCAGCCCATTGACTGCTAG TGGCAATCCTCATGATGACATGCTGCTTGCCAAACTTGAGAGCGTCTACACTGATTCTGGTGATCATGGATCCTCATTG TTTGTTTTCAACATGGAACAAGGTCTTCCTGTTTTGCCTGAGTGGCTGTGTTTTAACAGAGTGAATGCCCGGGTGAGGAAGGGTGTAGACATTGGTCCAGCCCGGCTTCTGTTGAG TTTCTCTGGAGGCCATGTGGTGGGAAATTTCTCTCCACATGAAGCCTTTGCCATTGGTGGAACCAACAGCGTCAGAGGATACGAAGAAGGTGCTGTAGGATCTGGCCGATCATATGTCGTTGGTAGCGGAGAAATTTCCTTCCCCATG TTTGGGCCAGTAGAAGGGGCACTTTTTACAGACTATGGAAGTGATCTAGGATCAGGCCCGATGGTACCTg GTGATCCTGCTGGAGCACGATTGAAACCTGGTAGTGGCTATGGATATGGTTTTGGTATCCGGGTGGACTCTCCTTTGGGCCCTCTTCGGTTGGAATATGCGTTCAATGATAGATCAGCCAGAAGATTTCATTTTGGGGTTGGGCACAGAAATTAG
- the LOC113309385 gene encoding outer envelope protein 80, chloroplastic-like isoform X1, which produces MAKENEVRFISSSIKLKPYTCLLPNQHNSLPIFSNLPFCSQTLSLNLTKTRESINQFFNKIQTFTKPRNLLSKSSLLCSSSLSLVQQGQESNQNVSVEVKEPQLKGHSRHGKEDEERVLISEVLIRNKDGEELERKDLEAEAAEALKACRPNSALTVREVQEDVHRIMERGYFSSCTPVAVDTRDGIRLIFQVETNQEFQGLICEGANVLPAKFLEDAFHGGQGKVVNIRRLNEVINSIDGWYRDRGLFGLVSDLEILSGGIIKLQVSEAEVNNISIRFLDRKTGEPTTGKTRPETILRQLTTKKGQVYSMLQGKRDVETVLAMGIMEDVSIIPQPAGDTGKVDLTMNCVERVSGGFSAGGGISSGITSGPLSGLVGSFAYSHRNVFGRNQKLNVSWERGQIDSIFRINYTDPWIEGDDKRTSRSIMVQNSRTPGTLVHGNQPDNSNVTIGRVTAGVEFSRPLRPTWNGTAGIIFQRAGARNEGGSPLIKDYYSSPLTASGNPHDDMLLAKLESVYTDSGDHGSSLFVFNMEQGLPVLPEWLCFNRVNARVRKGVDIGPARLLLSFSGGHVVGNFSPHEAFAIGGTNSVRGYEEGAVGSGRSYVVGSGEISFPMFGPVEGALFTDYGSDLGSGPMVPGDPAGARLKPGSGYGYGFGIRVDSPLGPLRLEYAFNDRSARRFHFGVGHRN; this is translated from the exons ATGGCGAAAGAGAATGAGGTTCGTTTTATTTCATCTTCTATCAAACTAAAACCTTATACATGTCTACTCCCAAATCAACACAAttctcttccaatcttctccaaCCTTCCATTCTGTTCTCAAACCTTATCTTTAAACCTAACAAAAACAAgagaatcaatcaatcaattcttTAATAAAATTCAAACTTTTACAAAACCTAGAAATTTACTTTCTAAATCGTCTCTTCTGTGTTCGTCTTCATTATCTTTAGTTCAACAAGGTCAAGAGTCGAATCAAAATGTGTCAGTAGAGGTTAAAGAACCTCAATTGAAAGGTCATAGTCGGCATggtaaagaagatgaagagaggGTTTTGATTAGTGAGGTTTTAATTAGGAATAAAGATGGTGAGGAATTGGAAAGGAAAGATcttgaagctgaagctgctgaGGCTTTGAAAGCATGTAGACCTAATTCTGCATTAACAGTTCGTGAGGTTCAAGAAGATGTACATCGGATTATGGAACGGGGGTATTTCAGTTCTTGTACGCCTGTTGCTGTTGATACTCGAGATGGAATTCGCTTAATTTTTCAG GTAGAAACGAACCAAGAATTCCAAGGGTTGATATGTGAAGGAGCAAATGTTCTTCCGGCAAAGTTTTTAGAGGACGCATTCCATGGTGGACAAG GGAAAGTTGTCAATATTCGGCGTTTGAATGAAGTGATAAACTCCATTGATGGGTGGTACAGGGACCGTGGCCTATTTGGTTTG GTTTCAGATCTTGAAATTCTTTCTGGTGGCATCATTAAGCTACAAGTCTCTGAAGCTGAGGTCAATAATATCTCTATCCGCTTTCTTGATAGGAAGAC AGGTGAACCGACTACTGGGAAGACAAGGCCAGAAACCATTCTTCGGCAGCTCACAACCAAGAAGGGACAG GTTTACAGCATGCTTCAAGGTAAAAGAGATGTGGAGACTGTACTAGCAATGGGAATTATGGAAGATGTAAGCATTATTCCCCAGCCAGCTGGAG ATACTGGTAAAGTTGATTTGACAATGAATTGTGTTGAGCGTGTTAGTGGAGGTTTCTCTGCTGGTGGTGGAATTTCAAGTGG GATAACAAGTGGCCCCCTGTCAGGACTAGTTGGAAG CTTTGCTTATTCTCATAGGAATGTTTTTGGAAGAAATCAAAAGCTAAATGTATCATGGGAAAGGGGTCAAATTGACTCTATTTTTCGCATAAATTATACAGACCCCTGGATTGAAGGGGATGATAAGCGTACATCAAGATCCATTATGGTTCAG AACTCAAGAACACCAGGAACACTAGTTCATGGAAACCAGCCTGATAATAGTAACGTGACAATTGGTCGGGTTACAGCTGGTGTCGAATTCAGTCGACCTCTAAGACCGACGTGGAATGGAACCGCTGGGATTATTTTTCAG CGAGCAGGTGCCCGCAATGAGGGAGGGAGTCCCCTTATCAAGGACTACTACAGCAGCCCATTGACTGCTAG TGGCAATCCTCATGATGACATGCTGCTTGCCAAACTTGAGAGCGTCTACACTGATTCTGGTGATCATGGATCCTCATTG TTTGTTTTCAACATGGAACAAGGTCTTCCTGTTTTGCCTGAGTGGCTGTGTTTTAACAGAGTGAATGCCCGGGTGAGGAAGGGTGTAGACATTGGTCCAGCCCGGCTTCTGTTGAG TTTCTCTGGAGGCCATGTGGTGGGAAATTTCTCTCCACATGAAGCCTTTGCCATTGGTGGAACCAACAGCGTCAGAGGATACGAAGAAGGTGCTGTAGGATCTGGCCGATCATATGTCGTTGGTAGCGGAGAAATTTCCTTCCCCATG TTTGGGCCAGTAGAAGGGGCACTTTTTACAGACTATGGAAGTGATCTAGGATCAGGCCCGATGGTACCTg GTGATCCTGCTGGAGCACGATTGAAACCTGGTAGTGGCTATGGATATGGTTTTGGTATCCGGGTGGACTCTCCTTTGGGCCCTCTTCGGTTGGAATATGCGTTCAATGATAGATCAGCCAGAAGATTTCATTTTGGGGTTGGGCACAGAAATTAG
- the LOC113309386 gene encoding thioredoxin domain-containing protein PLP3B-like, producing the protein MDPEGFKSKMSNLNFGNVMAAAARDYQKEMLNNEKAATSSTANEDFDLDELMDDPELEKLHADRIAALKKKSEKRQALQRQGHGEYRDISEGDFLGEVTGTEKVVCHFYHREFYRCKIMDKHLKSLAPCHLDTKFIRLDAENSPFFVTKLGVKTLPCVILFSKGIAVDRLVGFQDLGAKDDFTTARLEKLLIKKGIINERKREEDDEEETGNGYNSRSVRSSVNHDSDSD; encoded by the exons ATGGATCCAGAAGGGTTTAAATCGAAGATGTCTAATTTGAATTTTGGGAATGTAATGGCAGCAGCTGCTCGTGATTATCAAAAG GAAATGCTAAATAATGAAAAAGCGGCCACCTCTAGTACAGCTAATGAAGATTTTGATCTTGACGAGTTGATGGAT GATCCAGAACTGGAAAAGCTGCACGCAGATAGGATTGCAGCACTCAAG AAAAAATCTGAGAAACGACAAGCTTTACAAAGGCAGGGGCATGGAGAATATCGGGATATATCTGAAGGGGACTTCTTGGGTGAAGTTACTGGGACAGAGAAAGTGGTTTGCCACTTTTACCATCGGGAGTTTTACCGTTGCAA GATAATGGATAAGCATTTGAAATCCCTTGCACCATGCCATTTGGATACAAAGTTCATTAGACTTGATGCTGAG AATTCACCCTTCTTTGTTACCAAACTTGGAGTGAAAACTTTGCCCTGCGTCATCTTATTCAG CAAGGGAATTGCAGTAGATAGGTTGGTGGGTTTTCAAGATTTGGGAGCCAAAGATGATTTCACCACAGCGAGACTAGAGAAACTACTCATAAAGAAAG GTATAATCAATGAAAGGAAgagggaagaagatgatgaagaggaaACCGGCAATGGTTATAATAGTAGGTCAGTAAGGTCCTCCGTTAATCATGATTCTGACTCAGATTAG
- the LOC113308105 gene encoding cytochrome c-type biogenesis protein CcmE homolog, mitochondrial-like, whose product MATAFRKGLRSLGSRILINKTITTRQFSNRPLASIIHNQSTSLFYNLYKNPSTESQFFRQFSSQRVPKRPNKIDIGARARKLQQQRLWTYALAFGGVAGFVYLVLVNFEDQLVFYVTPTEAFEKYKANPSKNRFRLGGLVLEGSVTTPSSSATMEFVVTDLITDILVRYEGSLPDLFREGHSAIVEGAIFPLTDEIRKELASNGKSISEKATTMDYYFNGSEVLAKHDDKYMPQEVAAALERNKEKLKEEAEAQAEEEAAKVEEAVKSEEATKTDKEVQRES is encoded by the coding sequence ATGGCGACTGCATTCAGGAAGGGTCTTAGATCTCTTGGATCTCGTATACTAATCAACAAAACAATCACTACTAGGCAATTTTCAAACAGGCCACTAGCATCTATCATCCATAATCAATCCACATCCCTATTTTATAATCTCTATAAGAATCCATCAACAGAATCTCAATTCTTCCGTCAATTTTCATCCCAAAGAGTACCAAAAAGACCTAATAAGATTGATATAGGTGCTAGAGCTCGTAAACTTCAGCAGCAGAGACTATGGACTTACGCTTTAGCATTCGGTGGAGTTGCTGGTTTTGTATATCTTGTTTTAGTTAATTTTGAAGATCAATTGGTTTTTTATGTAACACCAACTGAAGCTTTTGAGAAATACAAAGCAAATCCAAGTAAAAATAGGTTTAGACTTGGTGGATTAGTTCTTGAAGGAAGTGTTACGACTCCTTCTTCATCTGCTACAATGGAATTTGTTGTTACTGATTTGATTACTGATATTCTAGTTAGGTATGAAGGTTCTCTTCCTGATTTATTTCGTGAAGGTCATTCTGCTATTGTTGAAGGGGCTATTTTTCCATTAACCGATGAAATTCGTAAAGAATTGGCTTCAAATGGGAAATCTATTTCTGAAAAAGCTACAACGATGGATTATTATTTTAATGGAAGTGAAGTTCTTGCCAAACATGATGACAAATATATGCCACAAGAGGTTGCAGCAGCTTTAGAGAGGAATAAAGAGAAGCTCAAGGAAGAAGCTGAGGCGCAAGCAGAAGAAGAAGCGGCTAAAGTAGAAGAGGCAGTGAAATCAGAGGAGGCTACTAAAACTGACAAGGAAGTTCAGAGAGAGAGTTGA